From one Colletotrichum destructivum chromosome 3, complete sequence genomic stretch:
- a CDS encoding Putative SLC26A/SulP transporter, STAS domain, sulfate anion transporter, STAS domain superfamily: MAASKAGTALAKVLGIDLEASTRHQTRELHEHVTDAISPYEPYYEQDPTVNEWLLEHVPTRDASARYVKSLFPFTKWILRYNTRWLVSDAIAGVTLGLVVIPQAMAYALLARLSPEYGLYTSFTGAALYWIFGTSKDIAIGATAVVSLLVGKVSARVLEEHPGEFRHEEISKTLAFLSGAVLLVFGLLRLDWVVEFIPHVAISAFVTAAAITITLSQVPSLLGIEGVDSRAAAYRVFIDTARGLPRARLDAAVGLTALALLAAVKWYCERMARRQPRHRRAWEMLCSLRMTFTILLYTLVSFLVNRGLADGEHRFRVTGTLPRGFTHAGPPSLSPKLVSALLPDLPATVIILVIEHIAIGKSFGRINNYAVQPSQELISIGCTNLFGPFLGAYASTGSFGGTAILSKAGVRTPLAGLFNGAILLLALYALTTVLYYIPMASLAALIIHAVVNLITSPDHVFKSWLMSPPDVVIYFVGVFVSLFTTLEDGIYVTVALSAALLLLRLARSRGRFLGRARVYRHPDHGDSDRHSISSSQTLPHHAAPSPTRAPAHDVFLPLDREDGTNPAVRVDEMHPGVFVYRFTEGFNYLNQAQYVDRLIERVTRSTRRTTTPHYDHPGDRPWNEAVTPPPPSSAETDAENLPAASVAAAAKPLLRAVVLDCSAVNNMDSGAVEGLVDLRSQLNRWAAPEPVEWHFAGLHNRWTRRALSVSGFGCPTVGPLGRWEPMFSLADLAGRPPALCEDRHPTSGVKTTRVASEPDKSSPSALEEGGVGFKEGEAGHLGAVSGINRPFFHLDLPSAVENAVKSAMSKDHGLKL, translated from the exons ATGGCAGCCAGTAAAGCCGGCACGGCGTTGGCCAAGGTCCTCGGCATCGATCTCGAGGCCAGCACTCGCCATCAGACACGGGAACTACACGAGCACGTCACCGACGCCATCTCCCCATACGAACCATACTACGAGCAAGATCCGACAGTCAACGAGTGGCTACTAGAACACGTCCCGACAAGAGACGCGTCGGCCCGCTACGTCAAGAGCCTGTTCCCGTTTACGAAATGGATTCTCAGATACAACACTCGCTGGCTCGTCTCTGATGCCATCGCCG GCGTGACTCTTGGACTGGTGGTTATCCCCCAGGCCATGGCCTATGCCCTTCTGGCACGTCTCAGCCCCGAATACGGTCTCTACACGTCCTTCACCGGCGCGGCGCTTTACTGGATCTTTGGCACATCCAAAGACATCGCGATAGGC GCAACGGCGGTAgtctccctcctcgtcggcaaagTCAGCGCCCGGGTCCTCGAGGAGCACCCGGGCGAGTTCCGGCACGAGGAGATCTCCAAGACGCTCGCCTTCCtctccggcgccgtcctcctcgtcttcggcctgCTCCGCCTCGACTGGGTCGTTGAGTTCATCCCCCACGtcgccatctcggccttcgtaaccgccgccgccatcaccatcaccctGAGCCAGGTGCCGtccctcctcggcatcgagggcgtcgacTCCAGGGCCGCCGCCTACCGCGTCTTCATCGACACCGCCCGTGGGCTGCCGCGCGCGaggctcgacgccgccgtgggGCTGACGGCCCTCGCGTTActggccgccgtcaagtGGTATTGCGAACGCATGGCGAGGCGGCAGCCGAGGCACAGGCGCGCGTGGGAGATGCTCTGCTCCCTGCGCATGACCTTCACCATCCTGCTCTACACCCTCGTCAGCTTCCTGGTGAACCGCGGGCTGGCGGACGGCGAGCATAGGTTCCGCGTCACCGGCACGCTGCCCCGGGGCTTCACGCACGCGGGGCCGCCGAGCCTGAGCCCGAAGCTGGTCTCGGCCCTGCTGCCGGACCTCCCGGCcaccgtcatcatcctcgtgATCGAGcacatcgccatcggcaagtCGTTCGGCCGCATCAACAACTACGCCGTCCAACCGTCCCAGGAGCTCATCTCCATCGGCTGCACCAACCTCTTCGGgcccttcctcggcgcctaCGCCTCCACCGGCTCCTtcggcggcaccgccatccTGTCCAAGGCCGGCGTCAGGACGCCCCTGGCCGGCCTCTTCAACGGCGCCATCCTGCTCCTCGCCCTGTACGCCCTGACGACGGTGCTCTACTACATCCCTATGGCcagcctcgccgccctcatcatccacgccgtcgtcaacctcaTCACCTCGCCGGACCACGTCTTCAAGTCGTGGCTCATGTCGCCGCCCGACGTCGTCATCTActtcgtcggcgtcttcgtgTCCCTCTTCACCACCCTCGAGGACGGAATCTAcgtcaccgtcgccctcTCGGCGGCCCTACTGCTTCTCCGCCTCGCGCGGTCCAGGGGCCGCTTCCTCGGCCGGGCCCGCGTCTACCGACACCCGGACCATGGCGATTCGGACCGTCACTCCATCAGCAGCTCGCAGACCCTCCCGCACCACGCGGCCCCGTCCCCGACTCGCGCCCCTGCACACGACGTGTTTCTCCCGCTCGACCGTGAAGACGGCACCAACCCAGCCGTCAGGGTCGACGAGATGCACCCGGGCGTCTTCGTCTACCGCTTCACCGAGGGATTCAACTACCTCAACCAGGCCCAGTACGTGGACCGCCTGATCGAGCGCGTCACCCGCTCGACCCGCCGCACAACGACGCCGCACTACGACCATCCGGGCGACCGTCCGTGGAACGAGGccgtgacgccgccgccgccgtcgtcggccgagacggacgcTGAGAACCTTCCCGCGGCATcggtggccgcggccgccaagcCGCTCCTCcgggccgtcgtcctcgactgCTCCGCCGTCAACAACATGGACTCGGGGGctgtcgagggcctcgtcgacctccgCAGCCAGCTCAACCGATGGGCGGCCCCGGAACCCGTCGAGTGGCACTTCGCCGGCCTGCACAACCGGTGGACCCGCCGCGCCCTCTCCGTCTCCGGTTTCGGCTGTCCGACCGTGGGCCCCCTGGGCCGGTGGGAGCCAATGTTCAGCCTGGCCGATCTAGCGGGCCGGCCACCTGCGCTGTGTGAAGATCGGCATCCTACCTCGGGAGTTAAGACGACACGCGTAGCCAGCGAACCTGATAAGTCTTCGCCTTCGGCGTTGGAGGAAGGCGGTGTTGGCTTCAAGGAAGGTGAAGCCGGGCACCTGGGCGCCGTCAGTGGCATCAACAGGCCGTTCTTCCACCTCGACCTCCCCTCGGCCGTTGAGAACGCGGTCAAGAGCGCCATGAGTAAGGATCATGGTCTCAAGCTTTGA